One region of Pseudomonas sp. ABC1 genomic DNA includes:
- a CDS encoding D-serine ammonia-lyase: MIHGKTLEAWQASHPLLAELLALRETNWFNPACVPVATALEDVGLDAEDVAQASARLRRFAPYLAKVFPQTAEAGGIIESPLQPVDELRRHLLQEAGLSAGGSMWLKMDGELPISGSIKARGGIHEVLKHAEELALQAGLITLDDDYARLDSDEARRFFGQYKVAVGSTGNLGLSIGIMSAKLGFQATVHMSSDARQWKKDKLRASGVAVVEYDSDYSVAVEQGRRQAESDPRCYFVDDENSPHLFLGYAVAAERLARQFEREGVRVDAEHPLFVYLPCGVGGGPGGVAFGLKLAFGDAVHCFFAEPTHSPCMLLGVYTGLHDRISVQELGIDNVTAADGLAVGRPSGFVGKAMQRLIDGYYTVDDDTLFRLLATANALEGVRLEPSALAGVPGMQRVLRDDGYLARIGASEARLERATHLVWATGGSMVPEPVFAGYLEKGRSLL, translated from the coding sequence ATGATTCACGGCAAGACACTCGAGGCCTGGCAGGCGAGTCATCCGCTGCTGGCCGAGTTGCTGGCGCTCAGGGAGACCAACTGGTTCAACCCCGCATGCGTGCCGGTTGCCACCGCATTGGAGGATGTTGGCCTGGATGCCGAAGACGTCGCACAGGCCAGTGCGCGTCTACGGCGTTTCGCCCCTTATCTGGCCAAGGTCTTTCCGCAGACCGCCGAGGCAGGCGGCATCATCGAGTCGCCATTGCAACCTGTAGACGAACTGCGCAGGCACCTGTTGCAGGAGGCCGGGCTGTCGGCTGGCGGTTCGATGTGGTTGAAGATGGACGGTGAGTTGCCCATCTCTGGCTCGATCAAGGCGCGCGGAGGAATCCACGAGGTGCTCAAGCATGCCGAGGAGCTTGCCCTTCAGGCTGGGCTGATCACTCTGGATGATGACTATGCACGGCTGGACAGTGACGAGGCGCGGCGCTTCTTCGGCCAGTACAAGGTTGCGGTTGGTTCCACCGGTAACCTCGGGCTTTCCATCGGCATCATGAGTGCGAAGCTGGGGTTCCAGGCGACGGTGCATATGTCGTCCGATGCGCGACAGTGGAAGAAGGACAAGCTCAGGGCCAGTGGTGTCGCTGTTGTCGAATACGATTCCGACTACAGCGTGGCGGTCGAGCAGGGGAGGCGGCAGGCCGAGAGCGATCCGCGCTGTTATTTCGTCGACGATGAAAACTCACCGCACCTGTTCCTCGGTTATGCCGTCGCGGCGGAACGGCTGGCCCGGCAATTCGAGCGGGAAGGCGTGCGAGTCGATGCCGAGCATCCGCTCTTCGTCTATCTGCCGTGCGGGGTGGGCGGTGGGCCTGGAGGTGTTGCCTTCGGGCTGAAGCTGGCGTTTGGTGATGCCGTGCATTGCTTCTTCGCCGAGCCGACCCATTCGCCGTGCATGTTGCTGGGCGTATACACCGGGCTGCATGACCGTATCAGCGTTCAGGAGCTGGGTATCGATAACGTCACGGCCGCTGACGGGCTGGCAGTGGGCAGGCCGTCGGGGTTCGTTGGCAAGGCCATGCAGCGGTTGATCGATGGCTACTACACGGTCGACGATGACACGCTGTTCCGCCTGCTGGCGACAGCCAATGCGCTGGAGGGGGTGCGGCTGGAGCCTTCGGCCCTGGCCGGTGTGCCGGGGATGCAGCGGGTTCTGCGTGACGATGGCTACCTGGCGCGTATCGGTGCCAGTGAGGCGCGGCTGGAGCGGGCTACGCACCTGGTCTGGGCAACGGGCGGCAGCATGGTGCCCGAGCCGGTGTTCGCGGGCTACCTCGAAAAAGGCCGCAGTCTGCTCTGA
- a CDS encoding isocitrate lyase, which translates to MSAYQNDIKAVAALKEAAGSSWSAINPESVARMRAQNRFKTGLEIAQYTADIMRKDMAEYDADASVYTQSLGCWHGFIGQQKLISIKKHLKTTNKRYLYLSGWMVAALRSDFGPLPDQSMHEKTAVSGLIEELYTFLRQADSRELDLLFTALDAAREAGDSAKAADIQSQIDNYETHIVPIIADIDAGFGNPEATYLLAKRMIEAGACCIQIENQVSDEKQCGHQDGKVTVPHADFLAKIAAVRYAFLELGIDNGIIVARTDSLGAGLTKQIAVTKEPGDLGDQYNAFLDCEEVSAAELGNGDVVINREGKLLRPKRLPSNLFQFRAGTGEARCVLDCITSLQNGADLLWIETEKPHVGQIAAMVDEIRKVIPNAKLVYNNSPSFNWTLNFRQQVFDAFVAEGKDVSAYDRAKLMSVEYDATELAQVADEKIRTFQRDGSAHAGIFHHLITLPTYHTAALSTDNLAKGYFADQGMLAYVKGVQREELRQGIACVKHQNMAGSDIGDNHKEYFAGEAALKASGKDNTMNQFH; encoded by the coding sequence ATGTCCGCTTATCAAAACGACATCAAGGCAGTTGCCGCTCTCAAAGAAGCCGCTGGCAGCAGCTGGAGCGCTATCAACCCTGAATCCGTCGCCCGCATGCGCGCCCAGAACCGCTTCAAGACCGGCCTGGAAATCGCCCAGTACACCGCTGACATCATGCGCAAAGACATGGCCGAGTACGACGCCGACGCTTCCGTCTACACGCAGTCGCTGGGTTGCTGGCATGGCTTCATCGGACAGCAGAAGCTGATCTCGATCAAGAAGCACCTGAAGACCACCAACAAGCGCTACCTGTACCTGTCCGGCTGGATGGTTGCCGCGCTGCGTTCCGATTTCGGCCCGCTGCCCGACCAGTCCATGCACGAGAAAACCGCCGTTTCCGGCCTGATCGAAGAGCTCTACACCTTCCTGCGTCAGGCTGACTCCCGCGAACTGGACCTGCTGTTCACCGCCCTGGACGCCGCCCGCGAAGCCGGCGACAGCGCCAAGGCTGCCGACATCCAGTCGCAGATCGACAACTACGAGACCCACATCGTACCGATCATCGCCGACATCGACGCTGGTTTCGGTAACCCGGAAGCCACCTACCTGCTGGCCAAGCGCATGATCGAAGCCGGTGCCTGCTGCATCCAGATCGAGAACCAGGTTTCCGACGAGAAGCAGTGCGGCCACCAGGACGGTAAAGTGACCGTTCCTCACGCCGACTTCCTGGCCAAGATTGCCGCTGTTCGCTACGCCTTCCTCGAGCTGGGCATCGACAACGGTATCATCGTTGCGCGTACCGACTCCCTGGGTGCCGGCCTGACCAAGCAGATCGCCGTGACCAAAGAGCCAGGCGACCTGGGCGACCAGTACAACGCATTCCTGGATTGCGAAGAAGTCTCCGCTGCCGAGCTGGGCAATGGCGACGTCGTCATCAACCGCGAAGGCAAACTGCTGCGTCCGAAGCGCCTGCCGTCCAACTTGTTCCAGTTCCGTGCTGGCACTGGCGAAGCACGCTGCGTACTGGACTGCATCACCTCGCTGCAGAACGGCGCCGACCTGCTCTGGATCGAAACCGAGAAGCCGCACGTTGGCCAGATCGCTGCCATGGTTGACGAGATCCGCAAGGTGATCCCGAACGCCAAGCTGGTCTACAACAACAGCCCGTCCTTCAACTGGACCCTGAACTTCCGTCAGCAAGTGTTCGATGCATTCGTTGCCGAAGGCAAGGATGTTTCCGCCTACGACCGCGCCAAGCTGATGAGCGTCGAATACGATGCCACCGAATTGGCTCAGGTTGCCGACGAGAAGATCCGTACCTTCCAACGCGACGGTTCGGCCCACGCCGGTATCTTCCACCACCTGATCACCCTGCCGACCTACCACACCGCCGCGCTGTCCACCGACAACCTGGCCAAAGGGTACTTCGCCGACCAAGGCATGCTGGCCTACGTCAAGGGTGTACAGCGTGAAGAACTGCGCCAGGGCATCGCCTGCGTCAAGCACCAGAACATGGCTGGCTCCGACATCGGCGACAACCATAAAGAGTACTTCGCTGGTGAAGCGGCTCTGAAAGCGAGCGGTAAAGACAACACCATGAACCAGTTCCACTGA
- the purB gene encoding adenylosuccinate lyase, with the protein MQLSSLTAVSPVDGRYAGKTAALRPIFSEYGLIKSRVKVEVRWLQRLAAHAGIPEVAPFSSEANALLDQLAEDFQIEHAERVKEFERTTNHDVKAVEYLLKEQARKLPELAAVNEFIHFACTSEDINNLSHALMLREGRDDVLLPLMRQIAEAIRALAVEFADVPMLSRTHGQPASPTTLGKELANVVYRLERQIAQVAAVPLLGKINGAVGNYNAHLSAYPEIDWEANAREFIEGDLGLSWNPYTTQIEPHDYIAELFDAIARFNTILIDFDRDVWGYISLGYFKQKTVAGEIGSSTMPHKVNPIDFENSEGNLGIANALFQHLASKLPISRWQRDLTDSTVLRNLGVGFAHSVIAYEASLKGIGKLELNAQRIAADLDACWEVLAEPVQTVMRRYAVENAYEKLKDLTRGKGITPDALQAFIDGLDIPAEAKAELRQLTPASYIGNAVAQAKRI; encoded by the coding sequence ATGCAGCTTTCCTCGCTCACTGCGGTTTCCCCCGTAGATGGCCGCTATGCCGGAAAAACCGCCGCCCTGCGGCCGATCTTCAGTGAATACGGCCTGATCAAGAGCCGTGTCAAAGTGGAAGTGCGCTGGCTGCAACGCCTCGCCGCCCACGCCGGCATTCCTGAAGTCGCGCCCTTCTCCAGCGAGGCCAACGCCCTGCTCGACCAACTGGCGGAAGACTTCCAGATCGAGCACGCCGAGCGTGTCAAAGAGTTCGAACGCACCACCAACCACGACGTCAAGGCCGTGGAGTATCTGCTCAAGGAGCAGGCGCGCAAGCTGCCGGAACTGGCTGCCGTCAACGAATTCATCCACTTCGCCTGCACCAGCGAGGACATCAACAACCTGTCCCACGCGTTGATGCTGCGCGAAGGTCGCGACGACGTACTGCTGCCGCTGATGCGCCAGATCGCCGAAGCCATCCGTGCCCTGGCGGTCGAGTTCGCCGACGTGCCGATGCTGTCGCGCACCCACGGCCAGCCGGCCTCTCCGACCACCCTGGGCAAGGAACTGGCCAACGTCGTCTACCGCCTGGAGCGACAGATCGCACAGGTCGCGGCAGTGCCGCTGCTGGGCAAGATCAACGGTGCCGTGGGCAACTACAACGCCCACCTCTCGGCCTACCCGGAGATCGACTGGGAAGCCAACGCCCGCGAATTCATCGAAGGTGACCTGGGCCTGAGCTGGAACCCCTACACCACGCAGATCGAGCCGCACGACTACATCGCCGAGCTGTTCGACGCCATCGCGCGCTTCAACACCATCCTCATCGACTTCGACCGCGACGTCTGGGGCTATATCTCCCTCGGCTACTTCAAGCAGAAGACCGTGGCAGGCGAAATCGGCTCTTCGACCATGCCGCACAAGGTCAACCCGATCGACTTCGAGAACTCCGAAGGTAACCTCGGCATCGCCAACGCGCTGTTCCAGCACCTGGCCAGCAAGCTGCCGATCTCGCGCTGGCAACGCGACCTGACCGACTCCACCGTACTGCGCAACCTCGGTGTCGGCTTCGCCCATAGCGTGATCGCCTACGAGGCCAGCCTCAAAGGTATCGGCAAGCTGGAATTGAACGCCCAGCGCATTGCCGCCGACCTGGACGCCTGCTGGGAAGTGCTGGCCGAGCCGGTACAGACCGTGATGCGCCGCTACGCGGTGGAAAACGCCTACGAGAAACTCAAGGACCTGACCCGTGGCAAGGGCATCACGCCCGATGCGCTGCAGGCCTTCATCGACGGCCTGGATATCCCGGCCGAGGCCAAGGCCGAACTGCGCCAACTGACCCCGGCCAGCTATATCGGCAACGCCGTCGCCCAGGCCAAGCGCATCTGA
- a CDS encoding GNAT family N-acetyltransferase, which translates to MNDLQIRIADWNRDNDDLRRIREAVFVAEQAVPPELEWDAEDAEAVHFLALDGDYAIGTARLLRDGHIGRVAVLRDWRGLKVGEALMQAAITEAERMGLDRQFLTAQVHATRFYERLGFKVVSDEFLEAGIPHVDMVRQG; encoded by the coding sequence ATGAATGACTTGCAAATCCGTATCGCGGACTGGAACAGGGACAACGACGACCTGCGCCGCATCCGCGAAGCGGTGTTCGTAGCCGAACAGGCCGTGCCGCCGGAACTGGAGTGGGATGCCGAAGACGCCGAGGCTGTGCACTTCCTCGCCCTCGACGGCGATTATGCGATCGGCACCGCCCGCCTGCTGCGCGACGGCCATATCGGCCGGGTCGCCGTGCTGCGCGACTGGCGCGGCCTGAAGGTCGGCGAAGCGCTGATGCAGGCCGCTATCACCGAAGCCGAGCGCATGGGGCTCGACCGCCAGTTCCTGACGGCCCAGGTACATGCCACCCGGTTCTATGAGCGACTGGGCTTCAAGGTGGTCAGCGACGAATTCCTCGAAGCGGGCATTCCCCACGTGGACATGGTCCGCCAGGGTTGA
- the hflD gene encoding high frequency lysogenization protein HflD, whose translation MSTQEQMIALGAVFQTAILVDRVAKTGQVPSAPLECMLRSLMIRDHDSILDIYGGDDLNLRDGYRALAGTLERDTGSLQRDPLRYALGLIGLERQLVKRDDMLRTIGSRLDQVQFQIEHFGLLHDNVISSLGGLYQDTLSTLRQRIQVQGDMRFLQQHDNAAKIRALLLAGIRSVRLWRQVGGHRWHMIVCRGRLLKALYPLMDAQYK comes from the coding sequence ATGAGTACCCAAGAGCAGATGATCGCCCTGGGCGCGGTCTTCCAGACCGCGATTCTGGTCGATCGCGTCGCCAAGACCGGCCAGGTGCCATCGGCACCGCTGGAGTGCATGCTGCGCAGCCTGATGATCCGCGACCATGACTCGATACTGGATATATACGGCGGCGATGATCTCAACCTGCGCGACGGCTACCGTGCCCTGGCCGGCACCCTGGAGCGCGACACCGGCAGCCTGCAGCGCGATCCGCTGCGCTATGCCCTCGGGCTGATCGGCCTGGAACGCCAACTGGTCAAGCGCGATGACATGCTGAGGACCATCGGCAGCCGCCTCGACCAGGTGCAATTCCAGATCGAACACTTCGGCCTGCTGCACGACAACGTGATTTCTTCGCTGGGCGGTCTCTACCAGGACACCCTCAGCACCCTGCGACAACGCATCCAGGTGCAGGGCGACATGCGCTTCCTGCAACAACATGACAACGCAGCGAAAATCCGTGCCCTGCTGCTGGCCGGCATTCGCTCGGTCAGGCTCTGGCGCCAGGTCGGTGGCCATCGCTGGCACATGATCGTCTGCCGTGGACGCCTGCTCAAGGCGCTCTATCCGCTCATGGATGCGCAGTACAAATAA
- the mnmA gene encoding tRNA 2-thiouridine(34) synthase MnmA produces the protein MSISTASPAKTRVIVGMSGGVDSSVSAVLLLEQGYQVEGLFMKNWEEDDGTEYCTAREDLADAQAVCDRIGIKLHTANFAAEYWDNVFEHFLAEYKAGRTPNPDILCNREIKFKAFLDYALMLGADLIATGHYVRRRDIDGRSELLKGLDANKDQSYFLHAVGGEQIGKTLFPVGELEKPAVRAIAERHGLATAKKKDSTGICFIGERRFSDFLKQYLPAQPGDIETTEGTVIGRHHGLMYHTIGQRQGLGIGGLKDASEEPWYVLHKDLTRNVLVVGQGNDHPRLFSSALHVSRIYWVNPFDLQQPRRLTAKVRYRQADQACTLEQTASGYRATFDEPQRAVTPGQSVVFYDGEICLGGGVIESTEPGCQGEHA, from the coding sequence ATGTCCATTTCAACCGCTTCTCCCGCCAAAACCCGCGTGATCGTCGGCATGTCCGGCGGCGTGGACTCTTCCGTTTCCGCCGTCCTGCTGCTGGAGCAGGGCTACCAGGTGGAAGGCCTGTTCATGAAGAACTGGGAGGAAGACGACGGCACCGAATACTGCACCGCACGAGAAGACCTGGCAGATGCCCAGGCCGTCTGCGACCGCATCGGCATCAAGCTGCACACCGCGAATTTCGCCGCGGAATACTGGGACAACGTATTCGAACACTTCCTCGCCGAATATAAGGCCGGGCGCACACCCAACCCGGACATCCTCTGCAACCGGGAAATCAAGTTCAAGGCCTTCCTCGACTACGCCCTGATGCTCGGCGCCGACCTGATCGCCACCGGGCACTATGTGCGCCGCCGCGACATCGACGGACGCAGTGAACTGCTCAAGGGCCTGGATGCCAACAAGGACCAGAGCTACTTCCTGCATGCCGTGGGTGGCGAACAGATCGGCAAGACCCTGTTCCCGGTCGGCGAACTGGAAAAACCGGCAGTACGCGCCATCGCCGAGCGACATGGCCTGGCCACGGCGAAGAAAAAGGACTCCACCGGCATCTGCTTCATCGGCGAACGACGCTTCAGCGACTTCCTCAAGCAATACCTGCCCGCCCAGCCTGGCGACATCGAAACCACCGAAGGCACCGTCATCGGCCGCCACCACGGCCTGATGTACCACACCATCGGCCAGCGCCAGGGCCTGGGCATCGGTGGCCTGAAGGACGCGAGCGAAGAACCCTGGTACGTCCTGCACAAGGACCTGACACGCAATGTACTGGTGGTCGGCCAAGGCAACGATCACCCTCGCCTGTTTTCCAGCGCCCTGCATGTTTCCCGGATTTACTGGGTCAACCCGTTCGACCTGCAGCAGCCTCGTCGCCTGACCGCGAAGGTCCGCTATCGCCAGGCCGACCAGGCATGCACTCTGGAGCAGACGGCAAGCGGCTACCGCGCCACCTTCGACGAACCGCAACGCGCCGTCACGCCGGGCCAGTCGGTGGTTTTCTACGATGGAGAAATCTGCCTGGGCGGAGGCGTCATCGAAAGCACCGAACCCGGCTGCCAAGGAGAGCATGCATGA
- a CDS encoding cupin domain-containing protein, producing the protein MTSDIPLQILGGLSAREFLRDYWQKKPLLIRQAIPGYQSPISPDELAGLSLEEEVESRLVIEHGDRPWELRRGPFEESTYQQLPEKDWTLLVQSVDQLVPEVGELVEHFSFLPNWRIDDIMISFATPGGGVGPHFDNYDVFLLQAHGHRRWRIGQMCDSESPLLAHPDLRILADFQGTDEWVLEPGDMLYLPPRLAHFGTAEDDCMTYSVGFRAPSAAEVLTHFTDFLAQFLTDEERYGDPDLQPASDPHQIQHDALDRLKALLGEHMNDERLLLTWFGQFMTEPRYPERVEGASVEEDELLAALQDGAVLVRNPSARMAWSEVDVGLLLFASGQSRLLPEHLRELLKQVCSAQALHIDNLGQWLADEDGLNLLLQLVKQGSLEFADE; encoded by the coding sequence ATGACATCCGACATTCCCCTGCAAATCCTCGGTGGTCTCAGCGCCCGGGAATTCCTGCGCGACTACTGGCAGAAAAAACCCCTGCTGATCCGCCAAGCCATTCCTGGCTACCAGAGCCCGATATCCCCGGACGAGCTGGCAGGACTGTCGCTGGAGGAAGAAGTCGAGTCGCGCCTGGTCATCGAACACGGCGACCGCCCCTGGGAGCTGCGTCGCGGCCCATTCGAGGAAAGCACCTACCAGCAACTGCCGGAAAAAGACTGGACCCTGCTGGTACAGTCGGTCGACCAACTGGTGCCGGAAGTCGGCGAACTGGTCGAACACTTCAGCTTCCTGCCCAACTGGCGCATCGACGACATCATGATCAGCTTCGCCACCCCCGGTGGCGGTGTAGGTCCGCATTTCGACAACTACGATGTCTTCCTGCTGCAGGCCCACGGCCATCGCCGCTGGCGTATCGGCCAGATGTGCGACAGCGAGAGTCCGCTGCTGGCACACCCGGACCTGCGCATCCTGGCCGACTTCCAGGGCACCGATGAGTGGGTACTCGAACCCGGCGATATGCTCTACCTGCCGCCGCGCCTGGCCCACTTCGGCACCGCCGAAGACGACTGCATGACCTACTCGGTCGGCTTCCGCGCACCGAGCGCCGCCGAGGTGCTGACCCACTTCACCGACTTCCTCGCCCAGTTCCTCACGGACGAGGAGCGCTATGGCGACCCTGACCTGCAACCCGCCAGCGATCCGCACCAGATCCAGCATGACGCCCTCGACCGGCTCAAGGCACTGCTCGGCGAACACATGAACGACGAGCGCCTGCTGCTGACCTGGTTCGGCCAGTTCATGACCGAGCCACGCTACCCTGAGCGTGTCGAAGGCGCATCGGTCGAGGAAGATGAACTGCTGGCGGCCCTGCAGGATGGCGCCGTGCTCGTGCGCAATCCCAGCGCTCGCATGGCCTGGAGCGAAGTCGACGTCGGCTTGCTGCTGTTCGCCAGCGGCCAGAGCCGCCTGCTGCCGGAACACCTGCGCGAACTGTTGAAGCAGGTATGCTCCGCACAAGCGTTACATATCGACAACCTCGGCCAGTGGCTGGCCGACGAAGATGGGCTTAATCTCCTGCTGCAACTGGTCAAGCAGGGAAGTCTGGAGTTCGCAGATGAATGA
- a CDS encoding secretin N-terminal domain-containing protein translates to MAILRSILAGLALIASLPLQAATEVITLDFRLGEHLLPVAQSVIGNQGTVTAHENQLIVNAPPEAIAGLRDVLRQLDKEPRRLLISVDTQDRSARTHSDYRTLDDATTADMGQADQPPPTQGRSIRYQTQGNDGGIRRIQTLEGQPVMIQTGQVIPLESTTTDAYGRPQRETRYQPLVNGFQATAQVIGNRVEVTLETRRDSLAGQQTNRIETRDSSTRVSGNLGEWISVAEVDEEADSRQVSGSRRYSTEGPRNLSLRLKVDILQ, encoded by the coding sequence ATGGCCATTCTGCGCAGCATCCTCGCTGGCCTCGCCCTCATCGCCAGCCTGCCCCTCCAGGCCGCCACCGAGGTCATCACGCTGGACTTCCGCCTCGGTGAGCACTTGTTGCCGGTCGCACAGTCGGTCATCGGTAACCAGGGCACGGTCACCGCCCATGAGAACCAGTTGATCGTCAACGCCCCGCCAGAGGCCATTGCCGGGCTGCGTGATGTCTTGCGCCAACTGGACAAGGAACCCAGGCGCCTGCTGATCAGCGTCGACACCCAGGACCGCTCGGCCCGCACGCACAGCGACTATCGCACGCTGGACGATGCAACCACCGCCGACATGGGACAGGCGGACCAACCTCCCCCGACGCAGGGGCGGAGCATCCGCTACCAGACCCAGGGTAACGACGGCGGCATCCGCCGCATCCAGACCCTCGAAGGCCAGCCGGTGATGATCCAGACCGGGCAGGTCATTCCCCTGGAAAGCACCACCACGGACGCCTATGGCCGCCCTCAGCGCGAAACGCGCTATCAGCCGCTCGTGAACGGCTTCCAGGCAACCGCCCAGGTCATCGGCAATCGTGTGGAGGTCACGCTGGAAACACGTCGCGACAGCCTGGCCGGACAGCAGACCAACCGCATCGAGACCCGAGACAGCAGCACCCGGGTCAGCGGCAATCTCGGGGAGTGGATCAGCGTCGCCGAGGTCGATGAAGAGGCCGACTCAAGGCAAGTATCCGGCAGCCGCCGCTACAGCACCGAAGGCCCGCGAAACCTGAGCCTAAGACTAAAGGTGGATATACTCCAATAG
- a CDS encoding NUDIX hydrolase — translation MDWYPHITVATIVEDQGRFLLVEEFSGGQAVFNQPAGHLEADESLLDAALRETLEETGWEVELTGVTGIYLYTAPSNGVTYQRVCFCARPLRHLPDSPLDHGIIGPHWMTRDEIIQQRPRWRSELLLRCIDDYLNGERFPLSLVKA, via the coding sequence ATGGACTGGTATCCCCATATCACCGTCGCCACCATCGTCGAAGACCAGGGCCGCTTCCTGCTGGTCGAGGAGTTTTCCGGCGGCCAGGCCGTCTTCAACCAGCCCGCCGGACACCTGGAAGCCGACGAGAGCCTGCTCGACGCCGCCCTGCGCGAAACCCTGGAAGAGACTGGCTGGGAGGTCGAACTGACCGGCGTGACCGGCATCTACCTCTACACCGCCCCCTCGAACGGCGTGACCTACCAGCGCGTCTGCTTCTGCGCACGTCCGCTGCGCCACCTGCCCGACAGCCCACTCGACCACGGCATCATCGGCCCACACTGGATGACCCGTGACGAGATAATCCAGCAACGTCCGCGCTGGCGTAGCGAACTGCTGCTGCGCTGCATCGACGACTACCTGAACGGCGAGCGCTTCCCGCTATCGCTGGTAAAGGCCTAG